Proteins encoded in a region of the Quercus lobata isolate SW786 chromosome 8, ValleyOak3.0 Primary Assembly, whole genome shotgun sequence genome:
- the LOC115955878 gene encoding multiple inositol polyphosphate phosphatase 1 isoform X2: protein MKRAIHFVLLLFLSLLLYSYAEEAFDVRQHVSTVTRYGAVKGIADNSIIASNIPDGCTPIHINLVARHGTRSPTKKRIKELDNLEARLEVLLRDAEERKLSLQKAPSWIQGWKSPWKGKLKGGELISKGEEELYDLGIRIREKFPDLFNEEYHPDVYTIRATQIPRASASAVAFGMGLFIGTGSLGPGRHRAFAVTGESRASDILLRFYECCENYKDFRKKQEPAVGKLKEPFLDEITSSLVSRYMLNFTRQDTSSLWFLCKQEASLLDITDQACSLFTPSEISLLEWTDDLELFILKGYGNSLNYKMGVPLLQDVLQAMEQAIKAQEEKHAPGSYEKARLRFAHAETVVPFSCLLGLFREGSGFQQIQEEKSLERPPKPPQQRNWRGSIVAPFAGNNMLVLYSCQANSSSQYFVQVLHNEDPIPLPGCDSDFCPFELFKENIVYPHLKSNYNQVCMVKREAPEQKPSKLSQLFQLFSLGNDATASSSF from the exons ATGAAGAGGGCAATTCATTTTGTTCTGCTACTGTTTTTATCTCTGTTGCTTTATTCTTATGCTGAAGAAGCTTTCGATGTGCGCCAACACGTCTCTACCGTCACCAG ATACGGTGCTGTGAAAGGAATTGCTGATAATTCCATTATAGCTTCCAATATTCCCGACGGGTGTACTCCTATCCACATAAATCTTGTG GCAAGGCATGGAACTCGCTCTCCCACTAAGAAACGGATAAAAGAGTTGGACAATTTGGAAGCTCGTCTGGAAGTACTTCTAAGAGATGCAGAAGAACGGAAATTGTCTTTACAAAAAGCTCCTTCCTGGATACAAGGATGGAAATCTCCTTGGAAAGGAAAGCTGAAGGGTGGAGAACTAATTAGCAAGGGAGAGGAAGAATTGTATGATCTTGGAATCAGGATTAGAGAAAAATTCCCAGATCTCTTTAATGAGGAGTACCACCCCGATGTTTATACAATAAGGGCAACTCAG ATTCCTCGGGCATCAGCTAGTGCGGTGGCATTTGGAATGGGGCTTTTTATCGGGACAGGAAGTCTTGGACCAGGACGTCATCGAGCTTTTGCTGTTACTGGTGAAAGCCGTGCAAGTGATATATTGCTAAGGTTTTATGAATGTTGTGAAAACTACAAG GATTTCAGGAAAAAGCAGGAGCCTGCTGTTGGTAAGCTTAAGGAGCCTTTTCTTGATGAAATTACCTCTTCATTAGTGAGTCGTTACATGCTGAATTTTACGAGGCAAGATACTTCTTCTCTCTGGTTTTTATGCAAACAG GAAGCATCTTTGTTGGACATAACTGATCAAGCTTGTAGTCTTTTCACCCCTTCTGAG ATTTCTTTGTTGGAGTGGACAGACGACCTGGAGCTGTTTATATTGAAGGGTTATGGTAATTCATTGAACTATAAAATGGGAGTGCCATTACTTCAAGATGTTTTACAAGCCATGGAACAAGCTATCAAGGCTCAAGAAG AAAAACATGCTCCTGGAAGTTATGAAAAGGCACGACTTCGGTTTGCACATGCGGAAACTGTTGTTCCCTTCTCATGTCTTCTTGGACTTTTTCGTGAAGGATCTG GATTTCAACAAATACAAGAAGAAAAATCCTTGGAACGACCTCCAAAGCCACCCCAACAGAGAAATTGGAGGGGTAGCATTGTGGCTCCTTTTGCTGGGAATAACATGCTGGTTCTGTACAGCTGTCAAGCTAACTCTTCAAGCCAGTACTTTGTGCAAGTACTGCACAATGAAGATCCCATTCCATTGCCA GGTTGTGACAGTGATTTCTGTCCATTTGAACTTTTTAAG GAAAACATAGTTTATCCTCATCTAAAGTCCAATTATAATCAAGTCTGCATGGTAAAGCGGGAAGCACCAGAGCAGAAACCTTCCAAGTTATCACAGCTTTTCCAGCTCTTCTCGTTGGGGAATGATG CGACAGCCAGCTCTTCCTTCTAG
- the LOC115955985 gene encoding uncharacterized protein LOC115955985 isoform X2, which translates to MASEKSDSAEPAAAKSNQLYVFFGHESSSVLYSMYEIPVPNPLPPPPTKAAQIAEMQNPSPLPNTTPNPILKLKRGEYPRGMCCVQLGSKFYFFGGEYDDLDHPYVAKDVKTKYKNVKRDRYPRDVYVFDPTNTNTTIGDNKKKLMMISGTPMQTGKAKPLGFVVDEKIYVVGSTFTSKFLKNVDEKNSDIKKHVLFEVYDPEVDKWSTLPTPSHPLIKDSEPEETECVGHAVVGRKVLLHNQFGYGVLQHRLYCYDLDRGEWMNYQNLPSYSGSFLGRNEFVGDTLYGVYNRKVSAIAPLAHADEEGEENMGADVENPLYFPSEDLCSVVDAIYHKFPPQPDSSITSSSLLHLGNGVFCFVLSGRPLHFKHRHGYYAIEGNKKGVISIVIFQALGDNHLRGEGEDEYDYSSDEDEDEGNAGFFRAKFLYSAHYHINTHSRNLGDIHGCFSLGQSFNFGDGSDPNCAEHGKWPMSNSPSDPHLVPQSVPDVQPWMKEAMAWFLQYVEDDINDNFIMTTRPSSLGERRHINHQLPWQLPHHMLTQERSAVQTKIAWHVARKALIEERRRLQDLQREHEILRKEKPCLPIKGIFTSHGFRGFLMIEDFRLLLIRLSLNQLHLLFCHLLSLLSL; encoded by the exons ATGGCTTCAGAAAAGAGTGATAGTGCAGAGCCAGCAGCAGCAAAATCGAACCAGCTGTACGTATTTTTTGGTCATGAATCTTCCTCAGTCCTGTATTCAATGTATGAGATTCCTGTACCAAATCCTCTCCCTCCTCCCCCAACGAAAGCAGCACAAATTGCCGAAATGCAGAACCCAAGTCCACTTCCCAACACTACCCCAAACCCAATCCTCAAACTCAAAAGGGGCGAATACCCTCGAGGCATGTGTTGTGTTCAACTGGGTTCCAAATTTTACTTCTTTGGTGGCGAGTACGATGATTTGGATCACCCATATGTTGCTAAAGATGTTAAGACAAAGTACAAGAATGTAAAGCGAGATAGATATCCTAGAGATGTCTATGTTTTTGACCCCACTAACACCAACACCACCATTGGTGATAACAAGAAGAAGTTGATGATGATAAGTGGTACACCAATGCAGACCGGAAAGGCTAAGCCTTTGGGGTTTGTGGTGGATGAGAAGATTTACGTGGTTGGAAGCACTTTCACATCcaaattcttgaaaaatgtAGACGAAAAGAATTCAGATATAAAAAAGCATGTTTTGTTTGAGGTGTATGATCCTGAAGTTGATAAGTGGTCTACTTTGCCAACCCCTTCTCATCCTTTGATTAAGGACTCGGAGCCAGAGGAGACTGAATGCGTGGGGCATGCTGTTGTGGGAAGGAAGGTTCTCCTTCATAATCAATTCGGTTATGGTGTTCTTCAACACCGCCTATATTGTTATGATCTCGATAGAGGTGAATGGATGAATTACCAAAACCTGCCTTCCTACTCTGGTAGTTTCTTAGGGAGGAATGAGTTTGTAGGGGATACCCTTTATGGAGTTTACAACAGGAAAGTATCTGCAATAGCCCCATTAGCTCATGCTGATGAGGAGGGGGAGGAGAATATGGGTGCAGATGTAGAGAACCCTCTTTATTTTCCATCTGAGGACTTGTGCTCCGTTGTGGATGCTATTTACCATAAATTTCCTCCACAGCCGGACTCCTCAATTACCTCATCAAGCTTGCTTCACTTGGGGAATGGAGTCTTTTGTTTTGTGCTGTCTGGCAGGCCTCTGCATTTCAAGCATCGGCATGGTTATTATGCTATTGAAGGTAACAAAAAAGGTGTTATTAGCATCGTAATCTTTCAGGCCCTTGGGGATAACCACTTACGAGGTGAAGGTGAAGATGAATATGACTATAGTAgcgatgaagatgaagatgaaggtaACGCTGGATTCTTCAGGGCGAAATTCTTGTATTCCGCTCATTATCACATCAATACCCACTCCCGAAATCTTGGGGATATCCATGGTTGCTTCTCTCTTGGCCAG TCGTTTAACTTTGGAGATGGGAGTGACCCTAATTGTGCTGAGCATGGCAAATGGCCTATGTCAAACTCGCCATCCGATCCACATCTTGTTCCCCAATCTGTCCCCGATGTGCAGCCTTGGATGAAGGAGGCGATGGCTTGGTTCTTGCAATATGTGGAGGATGATATTAACGATAACTTCATTATGACCACAAGGCCTAGTTCGCTAGGTGAGAGGAGGCACATAAATCACCAGCTTCCTTGGCAGCTACCGCATCACATGCTTACTCAAGAGCGCTCAGCTGTGCAGACTAAGATAGCTTGGCATGTTGCAAGGAAAGCTTTGATTGAGGAAAGACGTCGGCTGCAAGATCTTCAAAGAGAGCACGAGATATTGAGGAAGGAGAAACCATGCTTACCAATCAAAGGGATCTTTACCAGTCATGGATTTCGCGGTTTTTTGATGATCGAAGATTTCAGGCTATTGCTGATCCGTTTGAGCCTCAACCAGTTACATCTTCTGTTCTGTCATCTTCTCAGCCTACTGAGCCTCTAG
- the LOC115956047 gene encoding 40S ribosomal protein S4-1 produces the protein MARGLKKHLKRLNAPKHWMLDKLGGAFAPKPSSGPHKSRECLPLILILRNRLKYALTYREVISILMQRHVLVDGKVRTDKTYPAGFMDVVSIPKTNENFRLLYDTKGRFRLHSIRDEEAKFKLCKVRSVQFGQKGIPYLNTFDGRTIRYPDPLIKANDTIKLDLESQKITEFIKFDVGNVVMVTGGRNRGRVGVIKNREKHKGTFETVHIQDATGHEFATRLGNVFNIGKGTKPWVSLPKGKGIKLTIIEEARKRLGAQTASTS, from the exons ATG GCTAGAGGATTGAAGAAGCATTTGAAGAGGCTCAATGCCCCAAAGCATTGGATGCTTGACAAACTTGGTGGTGCATTT GCTCCCAAGCCTTCTTCTGGACCTCACAAATCAAGGGAGTGCCTGCCATTGATCCTTATCTTGCGAAACAGGTTGAAGTATGCTCTCACATACCGTGAGGTCATTTCCATTTTGATGCAACGCCATGTACTGGTTGATGGGAAGGTCAGGACAGATAAAACCTATCCTGCAGGTTTCATGG ATGTTGTATCAATCCCCAAAACGAATGAAAATTTCCGTCTCCTTTATGACACCAAGGGTCGATTCCGTCTCCACTCAATCAGGGATGAAGAGGCGAAG TTTAAGCTATGCAAAGTTCGCTCTGTGCAGTTTGGGCAAAAAGGTATCCCATACCTGAACACCTTTGATGGACGAACCATCCGCTACCCAGACCCTTTAATCAAGGCCAACGACACAATCAAGCTGGACCTGGAGAGCCAAAAGATCACTGAGTTCATCAAGTTCGATGTTGGGAATGTAGTCATGGTGACAGGTGGAAGGAACAGAGGACGAGTTGGAGTCATCAAGAACAGGGAGAAGCATAAGGGGACTTTTGAGACTGTCCATATTCAGGATGCCACTGGGCATGAATTCGCAACTCGTTTGGGCAATGTGTTCAATATTGGCAAGGGGACAAAACCATGGGTATCCCTTCCCAAGGGTAAGGGTATTAAGCTAACCATCATTGAAGAGGCCAGGAAGAGGCTTGGAGCCCAAACAGCGTCCACATCATAA
- the LOC115957944 gene encoding probable methyltransferase PMT23, whose protein sequence is MAITVPNLIKERKFPFILTLSVLLLCFAFLIFTDTKSNPYLLFSTSTTSTSTATSALQSSLPSSPPPPRQNDGVSAPAAVAVINADPNSPRIDWKLCKGTVAVDFIPCLDNFKAIKALKARRHMEHRERHCPDPNPRCLVPLPKGYRIPLLWPKSRDMVWYNNVPHPKLVEYKKDQNWVRKSGDYLVFPGGGTQFKDGVISYVEFIQRTLPTVEWGRHIRVILDVGCGVASFGGYLLDKNVITMSFAPKDEHEAQIQFALERGIPATLSVIGTQKLTFPDNTYDLIHCARCRVHWDADGGKPLLELNRILRPGGFFVWSATPVYRDDERDQNIWKAMVALTKSMCWKVVARTVDSSGIGLVIYQKPVSPSCYEKRKNNNYAPLCDQKDGKNSSWYVPLSHCLSLLPVDSKGNLVSWPMPWPKRLSSKPPSLSTESGAEEMFYEDTKHWSNLVSDVYLNDLTINWSSVRNVMDMNAHYGGFAAALIDLPVWVMNVIPIDVPDTLSIIFDRGLIGINHDWCESLNTYPRTYDLLHSSFLFRNLTQRCDVLDVIVEMDRILRPGGYIVVQDNMEIINKLSPILHSLHWSLTLYKDQFLIGKKGFWRPTIGETKS, encoded by the exons ATGGCTATCACTGTCCCAAACctaatcaaagaaagaaaattcccaTTCATATTGACCCTCTCAGTTCTACTCCTCTGCTTCGCATTCCTCATCTTCACCGACACCAAATCAAATCCTTACCTTCTCTTCTCTacttccaccacctccacctccaccgcCACGTCAGCTCTTCAATCCTCGCTTCCGTCGTCTCCGCCTCCGCCTCGGCAAAACGACGGCGTCTCTGCCCCCGCTGCTGTTGCGGTGATCAATGCGGATCCGAATTCCCCTCGTATTGATTGGAAGCTGTGTAAAGGAACCGTGGCCGTTGATTTCATACCGTGTTTGGATAATTTCAAGGCGATCAAGGCGTTGAAGGCGCGGAGACATATGGAGCACCGTGAACGCCATTGCCCCGACCCGAACCCGCGTTGCTTGGTTCCTCTTCCCAAGGGTTATCGGATCCCTCTTCTGTGGCCTAAGAGCAGAGACATG GTATGGTATAATAATGTCCCTCACCCAAAGCTTGTTGAGTACAAGAAGGACCAAAACTGGGTGCGTAAGTCTGGTGATTACCTTGTTTTCCCGGGAGGTGGCACTCAATTCAAGGATGGAGTTATTAGCTACGTTGAATTTATACAAAGG ACTTTACCAACCGTTGAATGGGGGAGGCACATCCGGGTTATATTAGATGTTGGTTGTGGTGTTGCTAGTTTTGGTGGCTATTTACTGGACAAAAATGTTATTACCATGTCATTTGCTCCAAAGGATGAGCATGAAGCTCAGATACAGTTTGCTCTTGAACGAGGAATTCCTGCTACTCTGTCAGTCATTGGAACACAAAAGCTGACATTTCCAGACAACACATATGATTTGATTCATTGTGCACGATGCAGGGTTCACTGGGATGCAGATG GTGGGAAACCATTATTGGAACTCAACAGAATTCTTAGGCCTGGTGGCTTTTTTGTGTGGTCTGCTACACCAGTCTATCGTGACGATGAAAGAGATCAGAATATATGGAAGG CTATGGTGGCTTTGACCAAATCAATGTGCTGGAAAGTTGTGGCTAGGACAGTTGATTCATCTGGAATTGGGCTTGTAATATACCAAAAGCCTGTCTCACCTTCCTGCTATGAAAAacgaaaaaataataattatgcaCCATTATGTGATCAGAAAGATGGGAAAAACAGTTCATG GTATGTGCCTCTCAGTCATTGTCTTTCTTTGCTTCCGGTTGATAGTAAGGGTAACTTGGTCAGCTGGCCCATGCCCTGGCCCAAGAGGCTTAGTAGTAAACCTCCAAGCCTATCAACTGAATCAGGTGCTGAAGAAATGTTCTATGAGGACACAAAACATTGGTCCAACCTTGTATCAGATGTTTATTTGAATGACCTTACCATAAACTGGTCGAGTGTGAGGAATGTGATGGATATGAATGCTCACTATGGAGG ATTTGCTGCAGCACTTATTGATCTACCTGTCTGGGTAATGAATGTCATCCCCATCGATGTACCAGATACTCTATCTATTATATTTGACAGAGGGTTGATTGGAATCAATCACGACTGGTGTGAGTCTTTAAACACCTATCCTCGAACTTATGATCTACTGCATTCCAGCTTTCTCTTCAGAAATCTTACACAAAG ATGTGATGTCTTGGATGTGATCGTTGAGATGGATCGCATACTGAGACCAGGCGGATATATTGTGGTTCAGGACAACATGGAAATTATTAATAAGCTTAGTCCTATCTTGCATTCGCTTCATTGGTCACTAACGCTGTATAAGGATCAGTTTCTCATTGGTAAGAAGGGTTTCTGGCGTCCCACAATTGGAGAAACTAAATCATGA
- the LOC115955878 gene encoding multiple inositol polyphosphate phosphatase 1 isoform X1 — protein sequence MKRAIHFVLLLFLSLLLYSYAEEAFDVRQHVSTVTRYGAVKGIADNSIIASNIPDGCTPIHINLVARHGTRSPTKKRIKELDNLEARLEVLLRDAEERKLSLQKAPSWIQGWKSPWKGKLKGGELISKGEEELYDLGIRIREKFPDLFNEEYHPDVYTIRATQIPRASASAVAFGMGLFIGTGSLGPGRHRAFAVTGESRASDILLRFYECCENYKDFRKKQEPAVGKLKEPFLDEITSSLVSRYMLNFTRQDTSSLWFLCKQEASLLDITDQACSLFTPSEISLLEWTDDLELFILKGYGNSLNYKMGVPLLQDVLQAMEQAIKAQEEKHAPGSYEKARLRFAHAETVVPFSCLLGLFREGSGFQQIQEEKSLERPPKPPQQRNWRGSIVAPFAGNNMLVLYSCQANSSSQYFVQVLHNEDPIPLPGCDSDFCPFELFKENIVYPHLKSNYNQVCMVKREAPEQKPSKLSQLFQLFSLGNDGKQTHKDEL from the exons ATGAAGAGGGCAATTCATTTTGTTCTGCTACTGTTTTTATCTCTGTTGCTTTATTCTTATGCTGAAGAAGCTTTCGATGTGCGCCAACACGTCTCTACCGTCACCAG ATACGGTGCTGTGAAAGGAATTGCTGATAATTCCATTATAGCTTCCAATATTCCCGACGGGTGTACTCCTATCCACATAAATCTTGTG GCAAGGCATGGAACTCGCTCTCCCACTAAGAAACGGATAAAAGAGTTGGACAATTTGGAAGCTCGTCTGGAAGTACTTCTAAGAGATGCAGAAGAACGGAAATTGTCTTTACAAAAAGCTCCTTCCTGGATACAAGGATGGAAATCTCCTTGGAAAGGAAAGCTGAAGGGTGGAGAACTAATTAGCAAGGGAGAGGAAGAATTGTATGATCTTGGAATCAGGATTAGAGAAAAATTCCCAGATCTCTTTAATGAGGAGTACCACCCCGATGTTTATACAATAAGGGCAACTCAG ATTCCTCGGGCATCAGCTAGTGCGGTGGCATTTGGAATGGGGCTTTTTATCGGGACAGGAAGTCTTGGACCAGGACGTCATCGAGCTTTTGCTGTTACTGGTGAAAGCCGTGCAAGTGATATATTGCTAAGGTTTTATGAATGTTGTGAAAACTACAAG GATTTCAGGAAAAAGCAGGAGCCTGCTGTTGGTAAGCTTAAGGAGCCTTTTCTTGATGAAATTACCTCTTCATTAGTGAGTCGTTACATGCTGAATTTTACGAGGCAAGATACTTCTTCTCTCTGGTTTTTATGCAAACAG GAAGCATCTTTGTTGGACATAACTGATCAAGCTTGTAGTCTTTTCACCCCTTCTGAG ATTTCTTTGTTGGAGTGGACAGACGACCTGGAGCTGTTTATATTGAAGGGTTATGGTAATTCATTGAACTATAAAATGGGAGTGCCATTACTTCAAGATGTTTTACAAGCCATGGAACAAGCTATCAAGGCTCAAGAAG AAAAACATGCTCCTGGAAGTTATGAAAAGGCACGACTTCGGTTTGCACATGCGGAAACTGTTGTTCCCTTCTCATGTCTTCTTGGACTTTTTCGTGAAGGATCTG GATTTCAACAAATACAAGAAGAAAAATCCTTGGAACGACCTCCAAAGCCACCCCAACAGAGAAATTGGAGGGGTAGCATTGTGGCTCCTTTTGCTGGGAATAACATGCTGGTTCTGTACAGCTGTCAAGCTAACTCTTCAAGCCAGTACTTTGTGCAAGTACTGCACAATGAAGATCCCATTCCATTGCCA GGTTGTGACAGTGATTTCTGTCCATTTGAACTTTTTAAG GAAAACATAGTTTATCCTCATCTAAAGTCCAATTATAATCAAGTCTGCATGGTAAAGCGGGAAGCACCAGAGCAGAAACCTTCCAAGTTATCACAGCTTTTCCAGCTCTTCTCGTTGGGGAATGATGGTAAACAGACTCACAAAGATGAATTATAG
- the LOC115955985 gene encoding uncharacterized protein LOC115955985 isoform X1 has product MASEKSDSAEPAAAKSNQLYVFFGHESSSVLYSMYEIPVPNPLPPPPTKAAQIAEMQNPSPLPNTTPNPILKLKRGEYPRGMCCVQLGSKFYFFGGEYDDLDHPYVAKDVKTKYKNVKRDRYPRDVYVFDPTNTNTTIGDNKKKLMMISGTPMQTGKAKPLGFVVDEKIYVVGSTFTSKFLKNVDEKNSDIKKHVLFEVYDPEVDKWSTLPTPSHPLIKDSEPEETECVGHAVVGRKVLLHNQFGYGVLQHRLYCYDLDRGEWMNYQNLPSYSGSFLGRNEFVGDTLYGVYNRKVSAIAPLAHADEEGEENMGADVENPLYFPSEDLCSVVDAIYHKFPPQPDSSITSSSLLHLGNGVFCFVLSGRPLHFKHRHGYYAIEGNKKGVISIVIFQALGDNHLRGEGEDEYDYSSDEDEDEGNAGFFRAKFLYSAHYHINTRSRNLGDIHGCFSLGLSFNFGDGSDPNCAEHGKGPMSNSPSDPHLDPQSVPDVQPWMKEAMAWFLQYVEDDINDNFIMTTRPSSLGERRHINHQLPWQLPHHMLTQECPAVQTKIAWYVSRKALIEERRRLQDLQREHEIVRKENTMLTNQRDLYQSWISRFFDDQRFQAIADPFEPRPVTSSVPSSSQPTEPLVSNQSGDTSHRMETLSLS; this is encoded by the exons ATGGCTTCAGAAAAGAGTGATAGTGCAGAGCCAGCAGCAGCAAAATCGAACCAGCTGTACGTATTTTTTGGTCATGAATCTTCCTCAGTCCTGTATTCAATGTATGAGATTCCTGTACCAAATCCTCTCCCTCCTCCCCCAACGAAAGCAGCACAAATTGCCGAAATGCAGAACCCAAGTCCACTTCCCAACACTACCCCAAACCCAATCCTCAAACTCAAAAGGGGCGAATACCCTCGAGGCATGTGTTGTGTTCAACTGGGTTCCAAATTTTACTTCTTTGGTGGCGAGTACGATGATTTGGATCACCCATATGTTGCTAAAGATGTTAAGACAAAGTACAAGAATGTAAAGCGAGATAGATATCCTAGAGATGTCTATGTTTTTGACCCCACTAACACCAACACCACCATTGGTGATAACAAGAAGAAGTTGATGATGATAAGTGGTACACCAATGCAGACCGGAAAGGCTAAGCCTTTGGGGTTTGTGGTGGATGAGAAGATTTACGTGGTTGGAAGCACTTTCACATCcaaattcttgaaaaatgtAGACGAAAAGAATTCAGATATAAAAAAGCATGTTTTGTTTGAGGTGTATGATCCTGAAGTTGATAAGTGGTCTACTTTGCCAACCCCTTCTCATCCTTTGATTAAGGACTCGGAGCCAGAGGAGACTGAATGCGTGGGGCATGCTGTTGTGGGAAGGAAGGTTCTCCTTCATAATCAATTCGGTTATGGTGTTCTTCAACACCGCCTATATTGTTATGATCTCGATAGAGGTGAATGGATGAATTACCAAAACCTGCCTTCCTACTCTGGTAGTTTCTTAGGGAGGAATGAGTTTGTAGGGGATACCCTTTATGGAGTTTACAACAGGAAAGTATCTGCAATAGCCCCATTAGCTCATGCTGATGAGGAGGGGGAGGAGAATATGGGTGCAGATGTAGAGAACCCTCTTTATTTTCCATCTGAGGACTTGTGCTCCGTTGTGGATGCTATTTACCATAAATTTCCTCCACAGCCGGACTCCTCAATTACCTCATCAAGCTTGCTTCACTTGGGGAATGGAGTCTTTTGTTTTGTGCTGTCTGGCAGGCCTCTGCATTTCAAGCATCGGCATGGTTATTATGCTATTGAAGGTAACAAAAAAGGTGTTATTAGCATCGTAATCTTTCAGGCCCTTGGGGATAACCACTTACGAGGTGAAGGTGAAGATGAATATGACTATAGTAgcgatgaagatgaagatgaag GTAACGCTGGATTCTTCAGGGCAAAATTCTTGTATTCCGCTCATTATCACATCAATACCCGCTCCCGAAATCTTGGGGATATCCATGGTTGCTTCTCTCTTGGCCTG tCGTTTAACTTTGGAGATGGGAGTGACCCTAATTGTGCTGAGCATGGCAAAGGGCCTATGTCAAACTCGCCATCCGATCCACATCTTGATCCCCAATCTGTCCCCGATGTGCAGCCTTGGATGAAGGAGGCGATGGCTTGGTTCTTGCAATATGTGGAGGATGATATTAACGATAACTTCATTATGACCACAAGGCCTAGTTCGCTAGGTGAGAGAAGGCACATAAATCACCAGCTTCCTTGGCAGCTGCCGCATCACATGCTCACTCAAGAGTGCCCAGCTGTGCAGACTAAGATAGCTTGGTATGTTTCAAGGAAAGCTTTGATTGAGGAACGACGTCGGCTGCAAGATCTTCAAAGAGAGCACGAGATAGTGAGGAAGGAGAATACCATGCTCACCAATCAAAGGGATCTTTACCAGTCATGGATTTCGCGGTTTTTTGATGATCAGAGATTTCAGGCTATTGCTGATCCGTTTGAGCCTCGACCGGTGACATCTTCTGTTCCCTCATCTTCTCAGCCTACTGAGCCACTAGTCAGCAATCAATCTGGAGATACCTCCCATAGGATGGAGACCCTGTCCTTGTCGTAG